Sequence from the Temnothorax longispinosus isolate EJ_2023e chromosome 6, Tlon_JGU_v1, whole genome shotgun sequence genome:
AAGTTAGAGAAGTCACCAATGAAGTTCGTGAAGTACTGGAAATTTCTGATCGTGTTGTACACCTCGAATTTGGCTTCAATCATTTAGTCGTCATCACACCCATGCAGTGCCATGTGTACTCTGTGACGAATTGGAATACACCGGTGATATTTAACTTAAAGAGAAGTACCATCTCTGCTGTATTTCTTGCAGAAAAGTaagttattaaatgtataattccAAATAACACATCCAATGGAtcaaaaatgtaattgcaCACCCAGTTTTCttacaataactttattcGAAGGAATAATACATAAGTACGAATTGTATCCATAaagcaatttattatatacagtatatgTAATAAGTTACTTATGAACACAATTcctaattatgtattattcttttgaataaagttattgtaaGAAATCTGGGTGTGCAAATACTTTTTTGATTCACTGCAGAATAATTAAATNNNNNNNNNNNNNNNNNNNNNNNNNNNNNNNNNNNNNNNNNNNNNNNNNNNNNNNNNNNNNNNNNNNNNNNNNNNNNNNNNNNNNNNNNNNNNNNNNNNNNNNNNNNNNNNNNNNNNNNNNNNNNNNNNNNNNNNNNNNNNNNNNNNNNNNNNNNNNNNNNNNNNNNNNNNNNNNNNNNNNNNNNNNNNNNNNNNNNNNNNNNNNNNNNNNNNNNNNNNNNNNNNNNNNNNNNNNNNNNNNNNNNNNNNNNNNNNNNNNNNNNNNNNNNNNNNNNNNNNNNNNNNNNNNNNNNNNNNNNNNNNNNNNNNNNNNNNNNNNNNNNNNNNNNNNNNNNNNNNNNNNNNNNNNNNNNNNNNNNNNNNNNNNNNNNNNNNNNNNNNNNNNNNNNNNNNNNNNNNNNNNNNNNNNNNNNNNNNNNNNNNNNNNNNNNNNNNNNNNNNNNNNNNNNNNNNNNNNNNNNNNNNNNNNNNNNNNNNNNNNNNNNNNNNNNNNNNNNNNNtatcatatataattatatataaatgatcatatataattatatatgaaaattggcacgatataattttatctgattatatataaaaatatataattctacaaatttttatataattttatataattatatataactttatattaagGTTTactttcaaagaattatatattattatataaaattatatataatgaataaataaaaagtgaaataatttttttcatatattataacttggcACTGCTTGACGTGAGACAGTGCCGTGTGTCTTTTGATACCGTTTTTATACCACTgttcgtcaaattttaaatacgagaaacgaatcctcgaatgccatctattggGATAATccgaatttaaaatttatatatgattatatataatcatatataatctacatggattctattatttctatatctttgacagataaaattatatataattatatataatcctcttctaaaaaggagatgtgaagtttattgttgccgcttttccgcgatgccgattggttctcttgctgcgcttacttcatttgcagctgtcattgtatattttgacagttgtgtatAATAGGGTTAATAGTGAaatgttaaagataaatagcgcgcgcgtagcgcgcgtctgtagtgtctagttatataaatttatatattttaggatttacttattatttatttctatataaatatattaatatatataattatataaaattatatataattttacgtgaggaatcagatataattttatataattatacagaaaaatatatattttatgtaattatatattttaatatatatttatatactattatatataaatatatataaatatatatacttatatataattatataaaattttatataattttatataagaatctagatataattatattaaattatataaaaaaatacataattatatataattatacataattttatatgtttatatatagttatacataatttttttcccgggtaagATTGTAGACAATCatgatattacattaaaaaactaattagGTCTACTTTAGTATACCTTCAAAATGTACGTAGTTTAAGAACAAAATTGAGCGAGTTGTGTTGTGCTATATCCTCTGTATCTAAAATacatgatattattattatggtCGAAACATGGTTGAATGATAGTATCTCTAATGCAGAGCTAGGCttcgaaaattttaatgtattccGCGTAGATAGATgttatgataataatgattgtCTGCAAGGGGGCGACGTTCTTATTGCTGTTCGTGACTATTTATGTTGCCGAACTCTAAAAGTGACGGTGCACGTCGAGCACCTCTTTGTTGACATTCGGTTGGATCACATACACTTAATTGTCGGCAGTTTATTTACCTCCATACTCTGGTTCATCTGCTTATGAGTCGCATTACCTTTTTGTGGAAGAGGTGTTGGCCTAATACTGAAGTTTTGATCGATTATAATTTGCCTCACACTGTTTGGCATAATAGTAATGGTTATTTCAATATGGAGCATTGTAGCCGTGTAACGGAACAAGTGAACACGGTTATGCACTTCTTTAACGAATTTAACTTTTGGCGATGTAATATTATGAATGCGACTCTCAGGATTGGGAACCAGGATTTGGACCAGGTTGCGTGATTAATCCAGTCCAAACAGATAtcgaattttttatgttttaaaccAAGGGTcagatttgattattaaattaaaatttggaaaatctaCTCTTAAATCCAAagagattaatttatatggaATTAAGGTTTGAGTTTTATTGTCTTGTTTTTCactttctaatttctttaatttgaataacaaTGGAAAAGGATCCTGATTTAATTGTATAGCttgtttaataagatatttaattcttttgagTTGGAATTCTTTGCTCCCCTTTCTGGGCATGAAtgagaattaaaagaaatccTATTGCCACACTCTTTGGCAGCGACAGGTAAAGGAAGGAAATTTCCTATTGCCACACTCTTTGGCAGCGACAAGAATATCAGAATATTACTGTTGCCAGcgacataaaaattacataaaatattcgtgGAACGTCTTTCTGcattctcaaaaaaaaaaagatttcttgGTACTCTTTGAAACTTTTGATTGTCTGAGGTATGTAACTGTAATATATCCGGGCTCCTAACGAGCGAATACGCTACTGTACGACACGTCGGCACGGGAGCGTGTGCTCCGAGAGTCAGATTGCTCACGGAAGTCGAGCGTGACACACGTTTAAAATTTTGgtcaatatatacaattatcgTTCACGAATCAGTTACTTTATTACCGATCCCAAACATAACAATTGGCGACGAGGACAGTGTTTGTCGAACCCAAGTGCATATCTTGTGGAAACTTAACGTTTTTAACGTGAACCACAGTATACGAGGCACGCGGTAAAGGAATTCTCGGAATTTTGGTGGTAATACAAGTACAGTGTTCGATAAGGGACTCGACGATTAATTATCAGCGAAGTCAGCGACAGAGAACATCGTGTGACTGAAATAGAGACGCTGGAGTATacggaaattaaaaaacaagtaGAGCAAACGGTAATTAATAGAAAGATTCTTTTCGAATGTCTGGATCAAGTAAAGATATAACAATTGACTATACGAAAACGTCGTGGATtcaagaattgaaaaaaattcaattaactcaaattctgcaaaaattagaaattaagttTGATGCCAATGCTAACATCGACGAATTACGCAGAGTTCTACGCGCTCACATTGAGGAAGTAAACAGGCGAGCCGAAGAACATAATAGAAAGGACGTTGAAGACGAGAACGATAATAAGCACGGAAACAACATTATTCACACAATGACGAGCAATAATGTAACCAAGCTAGAATTTCACCTTGGAAAGGATGATTGGGAAATGTACGCCGAACGTCTTGAGTTATATTTCGTAGCTAACGATGTGAAGGAAGAGAAACAAGCCGCGGTATTGCTAACAAAAATAAGCGCCGACACTTATAAACTTGTTCGAGATTTGTGCGCACCAGATAAGCCAAGTACGAAGACATTCAAGGACTTggtgaaattaataaacgaccATCTGAACCCGAAGCCGTTGGAGACGATGGAAAGGTGCAAATTTCATAAAGCGCAACAAACAGAAACAGAGACAGTAGCCGAGTTCGCGGCAAGATTGAAAAGTTTAGCAATTACTTGTAATTTCGGTGATGTTTCGATAGCATTGAGAGATCAATTTGTATGCGGACTAAAAGATCACGCGACAAAGACTTTACTGTTCCGTGAAGATAAACTAACGTTCGAGACAGCGTATAGATTAGCAACTACATTGGAAGCAGCGGAGAAAAATGCATCTTCGACTGATAAAACGAATCCAACGACAGAGACGACAAAAGAATTGGTGAATAAGATTCACACGAAACCAAATGACCGACAATTCCAGTCCCGGGGAAGAGGCTCTTATAGTGGCAAACGGGGCAGCCGACGATACAACGCAAACCAGGGGACCAAGGGCAATCGAGAGGCGAGCAGTAACGCGAATCCAAAACGCTCATCAGCATGCTACTGTTGAGGAAAAAATAATCACTGGGCACGTGATTGTCATCATCGGCAGAGTACGTGCAATACGTGTCATAAGAAGGGACACCTGTCAACAGTATGCAGAGCGAAAGGGTCAATTCAACAGTTGCAACGAGATTCAGAACGGGAGGAAGAGCAACAAGATGACTACGACTTCTACGCGATGACCATCGGCGAGAGAATTAGCGGTAACATGAAGCGTTCTAATGTAAATATGATAGCAGATCCTATGTATTTAGAGGTAATGATTAATGGTAAAGCGATAAGAATGGAAATCGATACAGGCTCGTATGTAACGGTGATCTCTaggaaagataaagataaatatctcCCAGAatgcaaaattgaaaagaGTAACATGTCATTGAATGCGTACGGTAAAGTTCCACTGGAACACGAaggaataatgaataatttaaa
This genomic interval carries:
- the LOC139815415 gene encoding uncharacterized protein, whose product is MTSNNVTKLEFHLGKDDWEMYAERLELYFVANDVKEEKQAAVLLTKISADTYKLVRDLCAPDKPSTKTFKDLVKLINDHLNPKPLETMERCKFHKAQQTETETVAEFAARLKSLAITCNFGDVSIALRDQFVCGLKDHATKTLLFREDKLTFETAYRLATTLEAAEKNASSTDKTNPTTETTKELVNKIHTKPNDRQFQSRGRGSYSGKRGSRRYNANQGTKGNREASICRAKGSIQQLQRDSEREEEQQDDYDFYAMTIGERISGNMKRSNVNMIADPMYLEVMINGKAIRMEIDTGSYVTVISRKDKDKYLPECKIEKSNMSLNAYGKVPLEHEGIMNNLNVKLGKRSATLKMRVMKASKVVDELTRLVSLGHLEKIDVSEWATPVVPVIKSDGSVRICGNFKLTLNPCLIKDRHPIPLIDEIFIALRNGKTFSQIDLQHAYMQIPVEESSRDYLTIITHKGLYRYTKMTEGKNDEDHLKALYAVFERLEQCGFHVNINKYAYSKWAEVVDMNKCTTVSRVIEEFKKVLVRFGLPKHLVTDNDPLNIAQLVDH